Proteins encoded by one window of Streptomyces uncialis:
- a CDS encoding acetylserotonin O-methyltransferase: MSNTTVRQDDAPPLGHLMELASGFMASKVLLVAARLGLFTALAEQPLTAPDLRTRLGLHPRSARDFFDTLVALGALDRDGDKYANTPAADYYLVRGRPAYAGGFLEMNDSRMYALWADLETALRTGLPQNGITDGDDGMYTALYQDPDRLAVFQEAMTGLSMGSAHALAEVFDWAPHRSVVDIGCAEGAVLTHLLDRHPHLRGIGFDLPAVAPGFHRRQEESGLGDRLAFQPGDFFADPLPRADVLVLGHILSGFALPQARTLLDKAYEALAPGGTLIVYESLLDDDRRENVHGLLMSLTMLLETPGGFEYTGEDCRGWLAEAGFSESRVHHLSGPESMVVAVK; the protein is encoded by the coding sequence TTGAGCAACACCACCGTCCGCCAGGACGACGCCCCGCCCCTCGGCCATCTCATGGAGCTCGCCTCCGGGTTCATGGCCTCGAAGGTCCTCCTCGTCGCCGCCCGCCTCGGGCTGTTCACCGCTCTCGCCGAACAGCCCCTGACCGCGCCGGACCTGCGGACCCGGCTCGGTCTGCACCCCCGCTCCGCCCGCGACTTCTTCGACACCCTGGTCGCGCTCGGCGCCCTCGACCGCGACGGCGACAAGTACGCCAACACCCCGGCGGCCGACTACTACCTGGTGCGCGGCAGGCCCGCCTACGCGGGCGGCTTCCTGGAGATGAACGACAGCAGGATGTACGCCCTGTGGGCCGACCTCGAAACGGCGCTGCGCACCGGGCTCCCGCAGAACGGCATCACCGACGGCGACGACGGGATGTACACCGCCCTGTACCAGGACCCCGACCGGCTCGCCGTCTTCCAGGAGGCCATGACCGGGCTGTCCATGGGGTCCGCGCACGCCCTGGCCGAGGTCTTCGACTGGGCGCCGCACCGCAGCGTGGTGGACATCGGCTGCGCGGAGGGCGCCGTCCTCACCCATCTGCTGGACCGCCACCCGCATCTGCGGGGCATCGGCTTCGATCTGCCCGCCGTGGCACCCGGTTTCCACCGGCGCCAGGAGGAATCCGGCCTCGGCGACCGGCTGGCCTTCCAGCCCGGCGACTTCTTCGCCGACCCGCTCCCCCGGGCGGACGTGCTCGTCCTCGGACACATCCTCAGCGGCTTCGCGCTCCCCCAGGCCCGCACCCTGCTCGACAAGGCGTACGAGGCGCTGGCGCCGGGCGGCACCCTGATCGTCTACGAGTCCCTGCTGGACGACGACCGGCGCGAGAACGTCCATGGGCTGCTGATGAGTCTGACCATGCTGCTGGAGACACCCGGCGGCTTCGAGTACACCGGCGAGGACTGCCGCGGATGGCTGGCGGAGGCGGGGTTCAGCGAGAGCCGGGTCCATCATCTGTCCGGCCCGGAATCCATGGTCGTCGCGGTGAAGTAG
- a CDS encoding DUF4230 domain-containing protein has translation MLLGGVVRKAPRWALALAVAALAAGVFVTGARLSSGFDGMFGEETKDRTGPVLLKSIQDMSRYQAASGNFQVVVDLEKDARYLPDALRGTRVLYVGAGSVDAYVDLGRIDEGAVTVDKDRGSATLRLPHARLAEPALDPDRSYAVSKQRGLLDRLGDFFSDNPGDERAVQRLAARHIADAAQETSLVDRAEANTTTMLRGLLRSLGFEEVKVVYGAG, from the coding sequence ATGCTCCTGGGTGGTGTGGTGAGGAAGGCTCCCCGGTGGGCACTGGCGCTCGCCGTGGCGGCGCTGGCGGCCGGGGTGTTCGTCACGGGGGCCCGGCTGTCCTCCGGGTTCGACGGGATGTTCGGCGAGGAGACCAAGGACCGTACGGGCCCGGTGCTTCTCAAGTCCATCCAGGACATGAGCCGTTACCAGGCCGCGTCCGGCAACTTCCAGGTGGTGGTGGACCTGGAGAAGGACGCGCGCTATCTGCCGGACGCGCTGCGCGGTACACGCGTCCTGTACGTCGGCGCGGGCTCGGTCGACGCGTACGTCGACCTCGGACGGATCGACGAGGGTGCCGTCACCGTCGACAAGGACCGCGGCTCCGCGACCCTGCGGCTGCCGCACGCCCGGCTCGCCGAGCCCGCGCTGGACCCCGACCGCTCCTACGCGGTGTCCAAACAGCGCGGACTCCTCGACCGCCTCGGGGACTTCTTCTCCGACAACCCCGGCGACGAGCGCGCGGTGCAGCGGCTGGCGGCCCGGCACATCGCCGACGCGGCCCAGGAGACCAGCCTTGTCGACCGCGCCGAGGCCAACACCACCACGATGCTGCGCGGGCTGCTGCGGTCGCTCGGCTTCGAGGAGGTGAAGGTGGTGTACGGCGCCGGCTGA
- a CDS encoding Gfo/Idh/MocA family protein, with amino-acid sequence MNDEAVQDRSPEDGDDGPMSRRSVLRTTAGAAGAGLALGALGAGPAAAAGPAAAVAAAAGREPDATPARKGRTMAGVPFERRTTVRVGIIGLGNRGGSMADLFLALPGVRVVALCDPVRDKAERVAAKVVAAGQPAPAVYAKDEDDYENLCARGDLDFVYVATPWETHFAMARAAMLSGKHVGVECPVAMRLDELWALVDLSERTRRHCMQLENCAYGRNEMRVLRMAHAGKFGELLHGAGAYNHDLRGLMFDDDYYEGPWRRLWHTRLRGDLYPNHGFAPVANYMDVNRGDRVVSISSFGTPALGLAEYREAHVPAGHPSWKESYIGSDRTVSMLRTAKGRIIRLEHDVSTPHPYSRINSLGGTKGVFEDYPARIYIEPDHLDDRWADFSRYAEWDHWLWKEHANPPGGHGGMDYIMLFRLTQCMRLGLVPDFDVYDAATWTAPVPLSHASVKAQGAPQAIPDFTRGEWRKARAGTDSERPANDG; translated from the coding sequence ATGAACGACGAGGCAGTACAGGACCGGTCCCCCGAGGACGGCGACGACGGGCCGATGAGCCGCCGTTCCGTGCTGCGGACCACGGCGGGCGCCGCGGGCGCGGGGCTCGCGCTCGGCGCGCTGGGCGCGGGTCCCGCCGCCGCGGCCGGACCCGCCGCCGCGGTCGCCGCGGCGGCCGGACGGGAGCCGGACGCGACGCCCGCGCGCAAGGGCCGCACTATGGCGGGGGTTCCCTTCGAGCGCCGCACCACCGTCCGGGTGGGGATCATCGGGCTCGGCAACCGCGGCGGCTCGATGGCCGATCTCTTCCTGGCGCTGCCGGGGGTCCGGGTGGTCGCCCTGTGCGACCCGGTGCGGGACAAGGCGGAACGCGTCGCCGCGAAGGTCGTCGCGGCGGGACAGCCCGCCCCCGCGGTGTACGCCAAGGACGAGGACGACTACGAGAACCTGTGCGCACGCGGCGACCTGGACTTCGTCTATGTGGCGACGCCGTGGGAGACGCACTTCGCGATGGCGAGAGCCGCGATGCTCAGCGGCAAGCACGTAGGGGTGGAGTGTCCGGTCGCGATGCGGCTGGACGAGCTGTGGGCGCTGGTCGATCTGTCGGAGCGGACCCGGCGGCACTGCATGCAGCTGGAGAACTGCGCCTACGGCCGCAACGAGATGCGGGTGCTGCGGATGGCGCACGCGGGCAAGTTCGGTGAACTGCTGCACGGCGCGGGCGCCTACAACCACGATCTGCGCGGTCTGATGTTCGACGACGACTACTACGAGGGCCCCTGGCGGCGGCTGTGGCACACCCGGCTGCGCGGTGATCTGTACCCGAACCACGGTTTCGCCCCGGTCGCCAACTACATGGACGTCAACCGCGGTGACCGGGTGGTGAGCATCTCCAGCTTCGGCACCCCGGCGCTGGGGCTCGCCGAGTACCGCGAGGCCCATGTACCGGCGGGCCATCCGAGCTGGAAGGAGTCGTACATCGGCAGCGACCGTACGGTCAGCATGCTCCGGACGGCGAAGGGCCGGATCATCCGGCTGGAGCACGATGTGTCGACCCCGCACCCGTACAGCAGGATCAACAGCCTCGGCGGGACCAAGGGGGTCTTCGAGGACTACCCCGCGCGTATCTACATCGAGCCCGACCACCTGGACGACCGCTGGGCGGACTTCTCCCGCTACGCCGAATGGGACCACTGGCTGTGGAAGGAGCACGCGAACCCGCCGGGCGGCCACGGCGGGATGGACTACATCATGCTGTTCCGGCTCACGCAGTGCATGCGGCTGGGCCTGGTACCGGACTTCGACGTGTACGACGCGGCGACCTGGACGGCGCCCGTCCCGCTGAGCCACGCGTCGGTCAAGGCACAGGGCGCGCCCCAGGCGATCCCCGACTTCACCCGGGGCGAGTGGCGCAAGGCCCGCGCCGGGACGGACTCCGAACGGCCCGCGAACGACGGATGA
- a CDS encoding DUF1266 domain-containing protein: MDTGVEDEVHDEVFPKVAAPADGSRWTAPTDIEQRLHSLCAKDNDHAYLRTVALEGVYYPVRLDVARARREDGDDASADLPMLTVDAPDGRTVAQVYTTGLLPRPHPYLVYEYASLGRLAFDLPAHVDVLAVNAATPCERYFATDAEERKAWLESHNELFDPDALADRVVTLRSGGPGQGDLLHGLACGAHLCFANGEPWNAHHWHGGKGHTGEVDRMAEGWDVGDRDDWLDIQERLLLREVSPWGWDFVLDARTSLLEGAADGGADPRLWRDHAEEVLRARLAEAGRATAEQTGELVHKVRALVGSVLRYESRFRADGLLPPGGRIRSVAAWDLGRASQMARWGRGARYATQAETYAALERVSRVARVMYGSWEEFSAGYVLGRCLHFDEESFGSWYTEVLDAHRALTTDPDGPWRTVPFTAD, translated from the coding sequence ATGGACACGGGGGTCGAGGACGAGGTCCATGACGAGGTGTTCCCGAAGGTGGCCGCCCCTGCGGACGGCAGCCGGTGGACCGCGCCGACGGACATCGAGCAGCGGCTGCACTCACTGTGCGCGAAGGACAACGACCACGCCTATCTGCGGACCGTCGCGCTGGAGGGCGTGTACTACCCGGTGCGGCTGGACGTGGCACGGGCCCGGCGGGAGGACGGCGACGACGCGTCGGCCGACCTGCCGATGCTGACCGTCGACGCGCCGGACGGGCGGACCGTGGCACAGGTCTACACGACGGGACTGCTGCCGCGTCCGCATCCGTATCTGGTCTACGAGTACGCCTCGTTGGGACGGCTGGCGTTCGATCTGCCCGCGCACGTCGATGTGCTGGCCGTGAACGCCGCCACGCCCTGCGAGCGCTACTTCGCGACCGACGCCGAGGAGCGGAAGGCCTGGCTGGAGTCGCACAACGAGCTGTTCGACCCGGACGCCCTCGCGGACCGGGTGGTGACCCTGCGCTCCGGCGGTCCGGGGCAGGGCGACCTGCTGCACGGTCTCGCGTGCGGCGCGCATCTGTGCTTCGCGAACGGCGAACCCTGGAACGCCCACCACTGGCACGGCGGCAAGGGGCACACGGGCGAGGTCGACCGGATGGCCGAGGGCTGGGACGTGGGTGACCGGGACGACTGGCTGGACATCCAGGAACGTCTGCTGCTCCGGGAGGTGAGCCCCTGGGGCTGGGACTTCGTGCTGGACGCGCGGACCTCGCTGTTGGAAGGCGCGGCGGACGGCGGAGCCGATCCGCGGCTGTGGCGGGATCACGCCGAGGAGGTGCTGCGGGCGCGGCTGGCGGAGGCCGGACGGGCGACCGCCGAGCAGACCGGCGAACTCGTGCACAAGGTACGGGCGCTGGTGGGTTCGGTACTGCGGTACGAGTCCCGGTTCCGGGCCGACGGACTGCTGCCGCCGGGCGGCCGGATACGGTCGGTCGCGGCCTGGGACCTGGGCCGGGCCTCGCAGATGGCCCGCTGGGGGCGGGGCGCGCGGTACGCGACGCAGGCGGAGACGTACGCGGCGCTGGAGCGGGTGTCCCGGGTGGCCAGGGTGATGTACGGCTCCTGGGAGGAGTTCTCGGCCGGGTACGTGCTGGGGCGGTGTCTGCACTTCGACGAGGAGAGCTTCGGGTCCTGGTACACCGAGGTCCTCGACGCGCACCGGGCGCTGACCACCGACCCTGACGGACCGTGGCGGACGGTGCCCTTCACGGCGGACTGA
- a CDS encoding alpha/beta fold hydrolase → MPRSSRAIRTAALGATAAAVCLSVLPAAPAGAAGPAADPGRAGPAARFHHQQLDWRSCVQGPGDQVGKDLEKAGARCAGVTVPLDHRNPEGRTITIAVSRIEATDRARRIGPLLLNGGGPGGPSLGDAPAARDAMKDVAGRYDIIGVDPRFVGRSAPVDCGWPTGTAFRSAGKDRAGFDRTTALFRDLAERCRTAVGDVLPFASTRATARDMDIIRAALGERKISYLGYSYGSYLGQVYVSMFPGRADRVVLDGVIDPVAYGPRLLAGATAENRAALENWAAWVADRHRAYGLGTSRKAVVRTVEGVQRSAERAPFRLGEFTLDEHTVPALVFGSLSDDNAAAFDRFARMVREMRQAASGTQVSPSPDVAETLKFVFTGAVSAGGSAQNAILCADKAAPRDPEVYWRDIERARAKDALLGPFTQNANPCAFWDRPAERPTKVTGDFPALLVNSVGDPRTTYRGARVVRADWSSSRLITLQGSDQHAVYGFFGNRCVDDRVNAYLATGELPAKDSTCRPEPGQGTR, encoded by the coding sequence ATGCCCCGCTCCTCGCGCGCCATCCGTACCGCCGCGCTCGGCGCCACCGCCGCCGCGGTCTGTCTGTCGGTCCTGCCTGCCGCCCCCGCCGGGGCCGCCGGTCCGGCGGCCGACCCGGGGCGGGCCGGTCCGGCCGCCCGCTTCCACCATCAGCAACTCGACTGGCGCAGTTGCGTCCAGGGCCCCGGTGACCAGGTCGGGAAGGACCTGGAGAAGGCGGGCGCGCGCTGCGCCGGGGTGACGGTCCCGCTGGACCACCGGAACCCCGAAGGACGGACGATCACCATCGCCGTCTCCCGGATCGAGGCGACGGACCGGGCCCGCAGGATCGGGCCGCTGCTGCTCAACGGCGGTGGCCCCGGCGGCCCCAGTCTGGGTGACGCGCCGGCGGCCCGGGACGCGATGAAGGACGTGGCGGGCCGCTACGACATCATCGGCGTCGATCCCCGGTTCGTCGGCCGCAGCGCCCCCGTGGACTGCGGCTGGCCCACCGGGACCGCGTTCCGGTCGGCGGGGAAGGACCGGGCCGGGTTCGACCGGACGACCGCGCTCTTCCGGGACCTGGCCGAGCGCTGCCGGACCGCCGTGGGCGATGTGCTGCCGTTCGCGAGCACCCGTGCCACGGCACGGGACATGGACATCATCCGTGCCGCGCTCGGTGAGCGGAAGATCTCCTACCTCGGTTACTCGTACGGGAGTTATCTCGGTCAGGTGTATGTGTCGATGTTCCCGGGCCGCGCCGACCGGGTGGTCCTCGACGGGGTCATCGACCCCGTCGCGTACGGCCCGCGGCTGCTGGCGGGCGCGACCGCGGAGAACCGCGCGGCTCTGGAGAACTGGGCGGCATGGGTCGCGGACCGCCACCGCGCCTATGGGCTGGGGACCTCACGGAAGGCCGTGGTGCGGACCGTGGAGGGGGTGCAGCGCTCCGCTGAGCGCGCGCCGTTCCGGCTCGGGGAGTTCACGCTCGACGAGCACACCGTCCCCGCGCTGGTCTTCGGCTCGTTGTCGGACGACAACGCCGCGGCGTTCGACCGGTTCGCGCGCATGGTGCGGGAGATGCGGCAGGCCGCGTCCGGTACGCAGGTCTCCCCGTCACCGGATGTCGCCGAGACCCTGAAGTTCGTGTTCACCGGCGCGGTCTCGGCCGGTGGCAGTGCGCAGAACGCCATCCTGTGCGCCGACAAGGCCGCCCCGCGTGATCCGGAGGTGTACTGGCGGGACATCGAGCGGGCCCGTGCGAAGGACGCGCTGCTGGGTCCGTTCACCCAGAACGCCAATCCGTGTGCCTTCTGGGACCGGCCGGCCGAGCGGCCGACGAAGGTGACCGGTGACTTCCCGGCGCTGCTGGTCAACTCCGTCGGGGACCCGCGGACCACGTACCGCGGGGCGCGGGTGGTGCGTGCCGACTGGAGCTCGTCGCGCCTGATCACCCTTCAGGGCTCGGACCAGCACGCGGTGTACGGCTTCTTCGGCAACCGGTGCGTGGACGACCGGGTGAACGCCTATCTGGCGACGGGTGAGCTGCCCGCGAAGGACTCGACCTGCCGTCCGGAGCCGGGGCAGGGTACCCGCTAG
- a CDS encoding response regulator transcription factor: MTKVLLVHTVSLWRASLASLLSRDPGLKVAATDLDGVPAALAESPSDIVLTDLDCPDSRDIMRLVESLRGGRQGQHIALAVLARRNRIGDLRTAFEAGATGYIDKFGPVDHLCEVVRKVGAGGRHIDESLAFTLLQASEVPLSSRELRVLSLAADGESVASIARSLCLASGTVRNYLAAAIRKTGARNRLDAIRLSKECGWL, from the coding sequence ATGACGAAGGTTCTGCTGGTGCACACGGTGTCCCTGTGGCGGGCGTCCTTGGCTTCGCTGCTCAGCAGGGACCCTGGCCTCAAGGTGGCGGCCACCGACCTGGACGGTGTGCCCGCGGCCCTGGCGGAGTCACCCTCGGACATAGTTCTCACGGATCTCGACTGTCCGGATTCCCGGGACATCATGAGGCTGGTGGAATCCTTGCGCGGCGGCCGCCAGGGGCAGCACATCGCCCTGGCCGTGCTCGCCCGCCGGAATCGTATCGGGGATCTCCGTACCGCGTTCGAGGCGGGGGCCACCGGATACATCGACAAATTCGGTCCGGTGGATCACCTGTGTGAAGTGGTGCGGAAAGTCGGGGCGGGTGGCCGTCATATCGACGAATCCCTCGCTTTCACCCTTCTCCAGGCCTCGGAGGTACCGCTTTCCTCGCGTGAGTTGCGAGTTCTCTCGCTGGCCGCGGACGGTGAGTCGGTGGCGTCGATAGCGCGTTCCCTGTGTCTGGCGAGCGGTACGGTACGCAATTACCTCGCCGCGGCGATACGTAAGACGGGGGCGCGCAACCGGCTCGACGCGATAAGGCTCTCCAAGGAATGCGGGTGGTTGTGA
- a CDS encoding ABC transporter ATP-binding protein, with amino-acid sequence MSAPRTPSGSPSATAPDTSGGTAPGTSPGTERPADAPDTGTSPDAATAPGTERPADTGTAPDTERPATAATVSATAATKGSLRRVTREARPFLRARTGPMGRLSAWSLLEFGQTLIGGYAVAQALDRGFLDGAPAVGLLWLAVAALAVLPAALATRGVFAGLADLVEPLRDGLVRRAVTRGLGEALDGGPADSRSVSRVTHQSEIARDGWGGLVLSLRSFVFTAVGALAGMAVLSPRLLLVVLPPLLAGIALFAVTLAPMAVHQRAYLDADEAFAAHTGTTAGALTDIAAAGGSPQVRERAARLTDDQTRAARSLARWAAARIVALGLCGALPPILLLLTAPWLLDHGLTTGGLLGAFTYLTQSLAPAVHALLTVLGTAGGRLVVVLDRFTRPLSLPSPPAAHPRHGHALPEAPLTAELRSVSFAYGPAARPVVDGLDLGLRPGERLAVVGPSGSGKSTLAALLAGVLPPTRGEVRWLGRPAASPDGPEPTALRTLLPQQAYIFTATLRDNLRYLRPGATDREITDALAELGADRLAERVGGLDAPVGPARLSQGERQLLALVRAHLTTVPLLVLDEATSHLDPAAEARAEDALARRPRTLVVIAHRLASARRADRVLLMDGAATEYGTPDELLARSARYRDLAGHWAPDHRIPQPR; translated from the coding sequence ATGAGCGCCCCCCGCACGCCCTCCGGCAGCCCCTCCGCCACCGCTCCTGATACCTCGGGCGGCACCGCTCCCGGTACCTCCCCCGGCACCGAGCGGCCCGCCGACGCTCCCGACACCGGCACGTCCCCCGACGCGGCTACGGCTCCCGGTACCGAGCGGCCCGCCGACACCGGCACGGCCCCCGACACCGAGCGGCCCGCCACCGCGGCCACCGTCAGCGCCACCGCCGCCACCAAAGGCTCCCTGCGCAGGGTCACCCGTGAGGCCCGGCCGTTCCTGCGCGCGCGCACCGGACCCATGGGCCGGCTTTCGGCCTGGTCGCTGCTGGAGTTCGGCCAGACCCTCATCGGCGGATACGCCGTCGCCCAGGCCCTCGACCGGGGCTTCCTTGACGGCGCCCCGGCCGTAGGACTGCTGTGGCTGGCCGTCGCCGCTCTCGCGGTGCTGCCCGCCGCGCTCGCCACCCGGGGGGTCTTCGCGGGCCTCGCCGACCTGGTCGAACCCCTGCGGGACGGCCTGGTACGACGTGCCGTCACCCGCGGGCTGGGGGAGGCCCTGGACGGCGGCCCCGCCGACAGCCGGTCCGTGTCCCGGGTGACCCATCAGAGCGAGATCGCCCGCGACGGATGGGGCGGACTCGTGCTGTCCCTCCGCTCGTTCGTGTTCACCGCCGTGGGCGCGCTGGCAGGGATGGCCGTACTGTCCCCCCGGCTGCTGCTCGTGGTGCTGCCCCCGCTCCTCGCCGGGATCGCCCTGTTCGCCGTCACCCTCGCCCCCATGGCCGTCCATCAGCGCGCCTACCTCGACGCCGACGAGGCGTTCGCCGCCCATACCGGTACGACGGCTGGCGCCCTCACCGACATCGCGGCGGCGGGCGGCTCCCCGCAGGTGCGCGAACGGGCCGCCCGGCTCACCGACGACCAGACACGGGCCGCCCGCAGTCTCGCCCGCTGGGCCGCCGCCCGGATCGTCGCCCTCGGACTCTGCGGGGCGCTGCCCCCGATCCTGCTGCTGCTCACCGCGCCCTGGCTGCTCGACCACGGACTCACCACCGGCGGGCTGCTGGGCGCCTTCACCTATCTCACCCAGTCGCTCGCACCGGCCGTGCACGCGCTGCTGACCGTCCTCGGGACCGCCGGAGGACGACTGGTGGTCGTCCTCGACCGCTTCACCCGGCCGCTTTCCCTGCCGTCCCCGCCCGCGGCGCACCCCCGCCACGGCCACGCCCTGCCCGAAGCCCCGCTCACCGCCGAACTGCGCTCCGTGAGCTTCGCGTACGGGCCCGCCGCCCGGCCGGTCGTCGACGGGCTCGACCTGGGCCTGCGTCCCGGTGAACGGCTCGCCGTGGTGGGCCCGAGCGGCAGCGGCAAGTCCACGCTCGCCGCCCTCCTCGCCGGGGTGCTGCCCCCGACCCGGGGCGAGGTGCGCTGGCTGGGACGGCCCGCGGCGTCCCCGGACGGCCCGGAACCCACCGCCCTGCGCACCCTGCTGCCGCAGCAGGCGTACATCTTCACCGCCACGCTCCGCGACAATCTGCGCTATCTGCGTCCCGGCGCCACCGACCGGGAGATCACCGACGCCCTCGCCGAGCTGGGCGCGGACCGGCTCGCGGAGCGGGTCGGCGGGCTCGACGCACCGGTGGGCCCCGCCCGGCTGTCCCAGGGCGAACGGCAGTTGCTGGCGCTGGTGCGCGCACATCTCACCACCGTCCCGCTGCTCGTCCTGGACGAGGCAACCAGCCATCTCGACCCGGCGGCCGAGGCGCGGGCGGAGGACGCGCTCGCCCGCCGCCCCCGGACCCTCGTCGTCATCGCCCACCGTCTCGCGTCCGCCCGGCGGGCCGACCGTGTCCTGCTCATGGACGGCGCGGCCACCGAGTACGGCACCCCGGACGAACTCCTCGCCCGCTCCGCCCGCTACCGGGACCTCGCGGGCCACTGGGCACCCGACCACCGGATTCCCCAACCCCGATAG
- a CDS encoding ABC transporter ATP-binding protein, with the protein MNTSPPTTGGPRHQHHPGPAGPPATGPGPHREDRTRAGRLPLAAVTLCSVAAAGAALALPAVLGAALDTLLATRRVPWAGLLLATALTAAEILLDSAVAVIGGTTTARHTAFLRRGVLDRVLDAAPHHADRFRPGDLTTRLTANAGEAGAVPVTIATAAGTVLLPLGGALCLFLIDPWTGLALLAGLPLFALLLRALVRDTATAAADYQREQSTIATRLSEALDGIATVRAAATADRERARALEPLDRLATHGRRTWQVQGRAVGGAAALLPLLTLLVLAVGGLRLSQGALTTGDLLAVARYAVLAVGLGALTGALGAISRGRAADRRLDELRGLPPLAHHGRVLPGNGPGELRLRDVGVVRDGRPLLTGVDLTVPGGATVAVVGPSGSGKSLLAAVAGRLLDPDTGTVTLDGVPLDGVDPLLLRTEVTFAFARPALLGATVGDTIAFGAVTPDGPAVRAAARAAAADEFIALLPDGYRTPLDRAPLSGGERQRLGLARAFAHPGRLLVLDDATSSLDTVTERLVQRALIHGTGHRTRIVVAHRVSTAADADSVIWLDGGRVRAHSPHTELWADPGYRAVFRTGTGDDTR; encoded by the coding sequence GTGAACACCAGCCCACCCACCACGGGCGGCCCCCGCCACCAGCACCACCCCGGCCCCGCCGGGCCCCCCGCGACCGGGCCCGGGCCGCACCGGGAGGACCGGACGCGGGCCGGACGGCTGCCGCTCGCCGCCGTCACGCTGTGCTCCGTGGCCGCCGCCGGAGCGGCCCTCGCCCTGCCGGCCGTACTGGGCGCCGCCCTCGACACCCTGCTGGCCACCCGTCGCGTCCCCTGGGCCGGACTGCTGCTCGCCACCGCCCTGACCGCGGCCGAGATCCTGCTCGACAGCGCCGTCGCCGTGATCGGCGGGACCACCACCGCACGGCACACCGCCTTCCTGCGCCGCGGTGTGCTCGACCGGGTGCTGGACGCCGCCCCGCACCACGCCGACCGCTTCCGCCCCGGCGACCTGACCACCCGTCTCACCGCCAACGCCGGTGAGGCCGGAGCCGTCCCCGTCACCATCGCCACCGCCGCCGGGACCGTCCTGCTCCCGCTCGGCGGAGCGCTCTGCCTGTTCCTCATCGACCCCTGGACCGGGCTGGCGCTGCTGGCCGGACTGCCGCTGTTCGCCCTGCTGCTGCGCGCACTGGTCCGGGACACGGCCACCGCCGCCGCCGACTACCAGCGCGAACAGTCCACGATCGCGACCCGGCTCAGCGAGGCGCTGGACGGCATCGCCACCGTCCGGGCCGCCGCCACCGCCGACCGTGAACGGGCCCGCGCCCTCGAACCCCTCGACCGGCTCGCCACCCACGGACGGCGCACCTGGCAGGTCCAGGGCCGGGCCGTCGGCGGGGCCGCCGCGCTGCTGCCGCTGCTGACCCTGCTGGTCCTGGCGGTCGGCGGACTGCGTCTGTCCCAGGGCGCGCTCACCACCGGTGACCTGCTCGCCGTCGCCCGGTACGCGGTCCTCGCGGTCGGCCTCGGCGCGCTGACCGGCGCGCTCGGCGCCATCTCCCGGGGCCGGGCCGCCGACCGCCGTCTCGACGAACTGCGCGGGCTGCCCCCGCTCGCGCACCACGGCCGCGTCCTGCCCGGGAACGGCCCCGGCGAACTCCGGCTGCGGGACGTCGGCGTCGTCCGCGACGGCCGCCCCCTGCTGACCGGGGTCGACCTCACGGTGCCCGGCGGCGCGACGGTCGCCGTCGTCGGACCCTCCGGCTCCGGCAAGTCCCTGCTCGCGGCGGTCGCCGGACGGCTCCTCGACCCCGACACCGGGACGGTCACCCTCGACGGCGTCCCCCTCGACGGGGTCGACCCGCTGCTGCTGCGCACCGAGGTGACCTTCGCGTTCGCCCGCCCCGCCCTGCTCGGCGCGACCGTCGGCGACACCATCGCCTTCGGCGCCGTCACACCCGACGGACCGGCCGTCCGCGCCGCCGCGCGGGCCGCGGCGGCCGACGAGTTCATCGCCCTGCTCCCGGACGGCTACCGCACCCCCCTCGACCGGGCCCCGCTGTCCGGCGGTGAACGGCAACGCCTGGGTCTGGCACGGGCGTTCGCCCACCCCGGGCGGCTCCTTGTCCTCGACGACGCGACGTCCAGCCTCGACACCGTCACCGAACGGCTCGTCCAGCGGGCGCTCATCCACGGCACCGGCCACCGCACCCGGATCGTGGTCGCCCACCGGGTGTCGACGGCCGCCGACGCCGACAGCGTGATCTGGCTGGACGGCGGCCGGGTCCGCGCCCACTCCCCGCACACCGAACTGTGGGCCGACCCCGGCTACCGGGCGGTGTTCCGGACCGGAACAGGGGACGACACCCGATGA
- a CDS encoding SapB/AmfS family lanthipeptide — MALLDLQALDTPTEEFGDTATGSQVSLIVCEYSSLSALLCTP; from the coding sequence ATGGCTCTTCTCGACCTTCAGGCCCTGGACACCCCCACCGAGGAGTTCGGCGACACCGCCACGGGAAGCCAGGTCAGCCTGATCGTGTGTGAGTACAGCTCGCTGAGCGCGCTGCTCTGCACCCCGTGA